Proteins co-encoded in one Osmerus mordax isolate fOsmMor3 chromosome 11, fOsmMor3.pri, whole genome shotgun sequence genomic window:
- the b3gat1a gene encoding galactosylgalactosylxylosylprotein 3-beta-glucuronosyltransferase 1 isoform X2, with product MPKRRDILAVVLIVLPWTLLITVWHQSAIAPLLAIRKDDRAEGRKEGGQASDSKEYCSSDKDIVEVVRTEYVYTRPPPWSDVLPTIHIITPTYSRAVQKAELTRLANTFLHVPNLHWILVEDSQRRTPLVTRLLRDTGLNYTHLNVETPRNYKLRGDTRDPRIPRGTMQRNLALRWLRETFNANSSQAGIVYFADDDNTYSLELFEEMRSTRKVSVWPVAFVGGLRYESPKVNAAGKVYGWKTVFDPHRPFAIDMAGFAINLRLILFKPQAYFKLRGVKGGYQESSLLRELVTLNDLEPKAANCTKILVWHTRTEKPVLVNEGKKGFTDPNVEI from the exons ATGCCGAAGAGAAGAGACATTCTTGCCGTCGTGTTGATAGTGTTACCGTGGACTCTGCTCATCACCGTTTGGCACCAAAGCGCGATCGCGCCGCTGCTCGCCATCCGAAAGG ATGACAGAgccgaggggaggaaggagggcggACAGGCCTCCGACTCCAAGGAGTACTGCTCCTCGGACAAGGACATCGTGGAGGTGGTGAGGACCGAGTACGTGTACACGCGGCCCCCGCCCTGGTCCGACGTGCTGCCCACCATCCACATCATCACCCCCACTTACAGCCGGGCCGTCCAGAAGGCGGAGCTCACCCGGCTGGCCAACACCTTCCTCCACGTCCCCAACCTGCACTGGATCCTGGTGGAGGACTCCCAGAGGAGGACGCCCCTGGTCACCCGGCTCCTCCGGGACACGGGGCTCAACTACACCCACCTCAACGTGGAGACCCCCAGAAACTATAAGCTGAGGGGGGACACCAGAGATCCGCGGATCCCCCGGGGAACCATGCAGAGGAACCTGGCGTTGCGCTGGCTCCGGGAGACCTTCAACGCCAACAGCAGCCAAGCTGGCATCGTGTACTTTGCAGATGACGACAACACCTACAGCCTGGAGCTGTTCGAGGAG ATGAGGTCCACCAGAAAGGTCTCCGTGTGGCCCGTGGCATTCGTGGGCGGGCTACGCTACGAGTCGCCCAAGGTCAACGCAGCAGGAAAGGTGTATGGCTGGAAGACGGTGTTCGACCCCCATCGACCATTTGCCATCGACATGGCGGGCTTCGCCATCAACCTGCGCCTCATCCTCTTCAAACCCCAGGCCTACTTTAAACTGCGGGGGGTCAAGGGGGGCTACCAGGAGAGCAGCCTACTCCGAGAGCTGGTCACTCTCAATGACCTGGAGCCTAAAGCAGCTAATTGCACTAAG
- the b3gat1a gene encoding galactosylgalactosylxylosylprotein 3-beta-glucuronosyltransferase 1 isoform X1 produces MPKRRDILAVVLIVLPWTLLITVWHQSAIAPLLAIRKACHHLVKEIFIIPERLAVHRHRLADDRAEGRKEGGQASDSKEYCSSDKDIVEVVRTEYVYTRPPPWSDVLPTIHIITPTYSRAVQKAELTRLANTFLHVPNLHWILVEDSQRRTPLVTRLLRDTGLNYTHLNVETPRNYKLRGDTRDPRIPRGTMQRNLALRWLRETFNANSSQAGIVYFADDDNTYSLELFEEMRSTRKVSVWPVAFVGGLRYESPKVNAAGKVYGWKTVFDPHRPFAIDMAGFAINLRLILFKPQAYFKLRGVKGGYQESSLLRELVTLNDLEPKAANCTKILVWHTRTEKPVLVNEGKKGFTDPNVEI; encoded by the exons ATGCCGAAGAGAAGAGACATTCTTGCCGTCGTGTTGATAGTGTTACCGTGGACTCTGCTCATCACCGTTTGGCACCAAAGCGCGATCGCGCCGCTGCTCGCCATCCGAAAGG CCTGTCACCACCTAGTAAAAGAGATCTTTATCATACCAGAGAGGCTTGCAGTCCATCGACACCGACTCGCAG ATGACAGAgccgaggggaggaaggagggcggACAGGCCTCCGACTCCAAGGAGTACTGCTCCTCGGACAAGGACATCGTGGAGGTGGTGAGGACCGAGTACGTGTACACGCGGCCCCCGCCCTGGTCCGACGTGCTGCCCACCATCCACATCATCACCCCCACTTACAGCCGGGCCGTCCAGAAGGCGGAGCTCACCCGGCTGGCCAACACCTTCCTCCACGTCCCCAACCTGCACTGGATCCTGGTGGAGGACTCCCAGAGGAGGACGCCCCTGGTCACCCGGCTCCTCCGGGACACGGGGCTCAACTACACCCACCTCAACGTGGAGACCCCCAGAAACTATAAGCTGAGGGGGGACACCAGAGATCCGCGGATCCCCCGGGGAACCATGCAGAGGAACCTGGCGTTGCGCTGGCTCCGGGAGACCTTCAACGCCAACAGCAGCCAAGCTGGCATCGTGTACTTTGCAGATGACGACAACACCTACAGCCTGGAGCTGTTCGAGGAG ATGAGGTCCACCAGAAAGGTCTCCGTGTGGCCCGTGGCATTCGTGGGCGGGCTACGCTACGAGTCGCCCAAGGTCAACGCAGCAGGAAAGGTGTATGGCTGGAAGACGGTGTTCGACCCCCATCGACCATTTGCCATCGACATGGCGGGCTTCGCCATCAACCTGCGCCTCATCCTCTTCAAACCCCAGGCCTACTTTAAACTGCGGGGGGTCAAGGGGGGCTACCAGGAGAGCAGCCTACTCCGAGAGCTGGTCACTCTCAATGACCTGGAGCCTAAAGCAGCTAATTGCACTAAG